In Cryptococcus neoformans var. grubii H99 chromosome 9, complete sequence, a genomic segment contains:
- a CDS encoding cell division control protein 24: MSVSGPISRRRIGSVSQRGNESLPQLDIQSIQMPSNPQNALALKTAALSTSTRSLHQICSILKKRLLCVDGFKAFLEQPPNAEPLDVVSHMCHLFRLGSPLCHLYNLLIPSFVDCLSPLYADLPAPAKIEYDFPQFYDSPNGVRNWAKRPENAKPCQRYIAAFCMAMKKRIEEGRWTSDMWALHELWGKSTGEDIEAYDSTGLMKVLSTVEEMLDNLPESAMSPISPQTPFTASGSIAQRAQSRQSYDLPFSMGGIGSGASAVANMAATMNGGVHVETGPSENSPTAAEMQRGLSTSLAEANAFKSVEELVASEKSYVQELEILVRCSQEMLEAQLVSTETNHQIFSNLSKILDFHRKFLIKLETEYEPIQERGPGAWAEGVWGRPFILSEAEFDCYGPYCANYLDAITVVNEQMPILMRGQELSPGERPCLDPQRELQAFMIKPIQRITKYGLLLDAILHATAKHEYPFRPELEEASAAVKRIAAGINEVTDFKAKQATVRELIERVDDWKGHDVDKFGPLHIDDHFTVTKADQPREYHVFLFEKMMLCCKEITPEKKKQNKNSSMLRKDRGTSKSGPLDKKKLALKGRIFVSNIKEATILPTEPGDAYGVARLLIGWTIPLRNQDGYHDDQEDSFVMIGKSEEQMRKWSEKVMELANNERKIQEDMRAARMKAGRFSGSERQYYQHSFFGPPTPATEHPPMTPFNMPPLPNGSATPYYSEDEDPEGLRSGRTTPSILGHHPYAYSGQPSASRRVQSQQSMTSVMPTELRARAMTEDQYGPSMTQWRTQQPMAPPLPRLTSAMSGMSVASELSFGSGPNNIGIRTGMVRQMSSTRLPRATEVDEAEENPVDTRDSYGRYGSLRGIMRAPSHAMPSVPHPPPLRNRSASSPNVYQQPTVTGAASLPYTAGPNGTWTTSPLASTLQMSTHPYVQSTPVPGFGPSSSTTLVGGTAYFNKRMSNEKRSSGESHHSTTTTDTSDQTSPATPYGSGNGDIRGPSRQNSGDNVSGSVLVKLRFGNDQFILGVSQGIDFITLYQKIHKKIRLCSSSNRPTNEHDKLQIRYVDNDGDEIQVKFDSDVELMFEDARDQAGHINLIARWAEDRRGTPQGEIY, from the exons ATGTCTGTATCCGGTCCCATCTCCAGGAGACGTATAGGCTCTGTGAGTCAAAGAGGAAATGAAAGTTTACCGCAGCTGGACATTCAGAGTATTCAAATGCCGTCAAATCC CCAAAACGCCCTTGCTCTCAAAACAGCGGCGCTGTCAACTTCTACTAGGTCTCTACACCAAATTTGCTCCAttttgaaaaagagatTATTATGTGTGGATGGTTTTAAGGCATTTTTAG AACAACCACCTAATGCCGAACCATTGGATGTCGTTTCACATATGTGTCATCTTTTCCGGCTTGGTTCACCTCTTTGTCACCTTTACAACCTCCTTATCCCATCCTTCGTCGATTGTTTATCACCGCTATATGCCGACTTGCCAGCACCTGCCAAAATCGAATATGACTTTCCTCAATTCTACGACTCTCCTAATGGTGTCCGCAATTGGGCCAAGCGACCAGAAAATGCCAAACCCTGTCAAAGATATATAGCAGCCTTTTGTatggcgatgaagaagcgaatagaggaaggaagatggacaTCTGATATGTGGGCGTTGCATGAGCTGTGGGGCAAGTCGACTGGGGAGGACATCGAAGCGTACGACTCAACGGgtttgatgaaggtgtTGAGCACGGTAGAGGAAATGCTGGACAATCTGCCAGAATCCGCCATGTCTCCTATATCACCTCAAACTCCTTTCACAGCATCGGGTTCCATTGCTCAGCGTGCACAGTCTAGACAATCTTACGACTTACCATTTTCCATGGGTGGAATAGGCTCGGGTGCGAGTGCGGTGGCTAATATGGCGGCGACCATGAACGGTGGGGTGCATGTCGAAACTGGTCCAAGTGAGAACTCTCCAACTGCAGCGGAGATGCAACGCGGCCTGTCAACATCATTGGCTGAAGCCAACGCCTTCAAATCAGTCGAGGAGTTGGTTGCGAGTGAGAAAAGTTATGTGCAGGAGCTGGAAATTCTGGTGAGATGTTCACAAGAAATGCTGGAGGCCCAGTTGGTGTCCACCGAAACGAATCATCAGATTTTCTCAAATCTATCAAAGATTTTAGATTTCCAC CGTAAATTCTTAATCAAACTTGAGACGGAGTATGAGCCTATTCAAGAGCGAGGACCCGGCGCTTGGGCAGAGGGTGTATGGGGCAGACCGTTCATTTTGAGCGAGGCGGAGTTTGACTGCTACGGCCCATACTGTGCCAATTACCTCGACGCGATCACTGTGGTGAATGAGCAGATGCCAATACTTATG CGAGGACAAGAGTTATCACCGGGAGAAAGGCCGTGCTTGGACCCCCAACGGGAACTGCAGGCGTTCATGATCAAGCCTATCCAGAGAATCACCAAATatggtcttcttcttgac GCTATTCTCCACGCCACAGCCAAGCATGAGTATCCGTTCCGACCAGAATTGGAAGAGGCTTCTGCTGCGGTCAAGCGTATTGCCGCCGGCATCAACGAAGTTACAGACTTCAAGGCCAAGCAAGCCACTGTGCGCGAACTTATCGAACGGGTTGATGATTGGAAAGGTCACGACGTAGACAAGTTCGGACCGTTACATATCGACGACCACTTCACGGTGACCAAGGCTGATCAGCCACGAGAATACCACGTTTTCTTGTTTGAAAAGATGATGCTCTGTTGCAAAGAGATCACAccagaaaagaagaagcagaacAAGAATTCGAGCATGTTAAGGAAAGATCGAGGAACCAGCAAGAGTGGACCGCttgacaagaagaaactGGCATTGAAGGGTAGAATATTTGTCTCAAACATTAAGGAAGCCACCATATTGCCCACTGAGCCCGGAG ATGCATATGGCGTCGCTCGATTATTGATCGGATGGACTATTCCTCTTCGAAACCAGGACGGTTACCACGATGATCAGGAAGATTCTTTCGTGATGATCGGTAAGAGTGAAGAACAAATGAGAAAGTGGTCGGAGAAGGTTATGGAGCTTGCCAACAACGAGCGCAAGATTCAAGAGGACATGCGAGCGGCAAGAATGAAGGCTGGTCGATTTTCTGGTTCTGAAAGGCAGTACTACCAACATTCTTTCTTCGGTCCCCCTACTCCTGCCACAGAACATCCTCCTATGACACCCTTCAAcatgcctccacttccaaACGGGTCGGCTACTCCTTATTATtctgaagacgaagacCCCGAAGGCCTCCGCAGCGGTCGTACAACTCCCAGCATTCTCGGGCATCATCCGTACGCTTATTCCGGTCAACCTTCCGCCAGTAGGCGAGTGCAGAGTCAGCAATCAATGACTTCTGTCATGCCAACAGAGCTTCGCGCTCGGGCTATGACAGAAGATCAGTACGGTCCCAGCATGACACAGTGGCGTACTCAACAACCGATGGcccctccccttcctcgctTAACGTCTGCCATGTCGGGTATGTCGGTGGCCTCGGAACTTTCCTTTGGCTCTGGACCGAATAATATAGGTATACGAACTGGTATGGTCCGGCAGATGAGCTCTACGAGATTACCGCGCGCTACTGAAGTGGAcgaagcagaagagaaTCCGGTCGATACTCGGGATTCATATGGGAGGTACGGGTCGCTTAGAGGGATAATGCGCGCTCCTAGTCACGCCATGCCTAGTGTGCCCCACCCTCCACCCCTCCGGAATCGCAGtgcctcctctcccaatGTCTATCAGCAACCAACTGTCACTGGTGCTGCATCTCTTCCTTATACCGCTGGGCCCAACGGGACTTGGACcacttctcctcttgcctCTACTCTTCAGATGAGCACGCATCCTTACGTCCAAAGTACCCCTGTACCTGGGTTTGGACCTAGTAGCTCAACGACTCTTGTGGGTGGAACAGCATATTTCAATAAGCGAATGAGCAATGAGAAGAGATCAAGTGGTGAGAGTCATCACTCCACGACCACCACCGATACTTCAGACCAGACCAGTCCTGCTACGCCATATGGCAGCGGCAACGGAGATATTCGGGGCCCATCGAGACAAAACAGTGGCGACAATGTTTCAGGAAGTGTGTTAGTCAAACTGCGGTTTGGCAAT GATCAATTTATTCTCGGC